CTTTCATATTATCTTTATACAGACAAAGGTAAAAATATTATGTAATGTTGATTTACAGCCACAAGGCATCAAGATCACTAAGCAAGATGCTGCTTCATCGTCTTCTACTACAGCTGAGAAATCAGCTTGCTGTAGTTACGTTTAGGAGTATGATCTTCGCTCTTCTTCTTCTTCGCCTGCACCAAGTCTCTAGCCATCTGATGTTTTCATCTCCTACGTCTCAAATCAGAGATCGTTCTTGTTTGTGTAACATAGGACGAGTAGGATTATCTCATTGATGGTTGTGATCTTTGTATGTCTAATTTGTTATCTTTGTAATTCTGTACAATGATCTTCCTGGTAAGGAAGACAATGTTGGTCAAAAACAATGTTTCAGACTTTTGAATTTATGAAAATGAAACTGCTGTAGTGTGTATAATTTTTTTTAGTGTGTACAAAACTTACTTTAACAGTTCATCAAGTGTTAAGGGAAAGACAAATTTGATTACTGTATTTCTTTTGAAATAAAGTATTTAAAAGAAATGTTATTGGGATCTATTGAGGATTTGTATTTTTATCAGAAATTAAAATTGGTATATAATGTAATAGTTTAGAAAATTAAAATATTTAAAAACAGCAGAAGAGTTTCAAGAGGATTAGTAAAAGAGAGGTTTGCTGAACCGGTTACGATGTTGCCGTCGAGGTCCGCTTTTCAGTACGGAGCGCTTCCGTGTTTTTGGCTTAGGAGCGGAGCATTTGGGCCGGTGGTGTTGGGGATGGTCAAGAGATGCACCGAAAGGTCCGGTGTTTCATTCAGATCCTTAGGAGACTAATGCCATGCTTTATTGTGGTATCTCGGCATGTCATTAACATCTAGTGTCTATAATGCGTTCGTCTCGCGAGGTCCAATAAGTAGGCTATAGGAGCGAGGCATGGGTCTTGATGGAGCTGAAGCTAGTCACAAAATTCACCACCCGGTGTTGATGCATTTGTCTGCATTCATATCTTTGGAGACAAAGGCTCGTGTTTTGAGAAGAAGTTGTGACCAGTTTAAAGTATCTAAGGCTTCATTGCTTATGCTCACTGTGGTCAAAGTAGGTGGTTCAAGAGACAACTCTTTCTGGGTCTTAGAAAAAGTTTGTTCTCATGGGTTGGAATTACAGCAAAGTTTGATTTCAGGTAGGTAGCTTAGGATCCAATCTACTGATGAGTGATAGTTGAATCCATTGTGGTGAAATCATGTACTCCTAATTTAGTTAATATAAAGTTGATGATGAGTTAAAAAAAAAGAGTAAGAGATAGTTAAGCCTTCAACAACTTACATAGAACCCGGGCCGGCTAAGATACGACGGCGAGCAGTGCTACTGTCCCCGGACCAGGGCCATGATATTAAAGATCTAATTCTTTCAATTTTAAAAAAAAATAATAAAAGAAAACAATCTTTAAGAACAAAAAAATATACATGTATTCTAATTTTTTTTATTTTATATGTTTAATATCTAAATTTAATAAATCTACATTTATTCTAAAAATTGATTTTATATGTTTTATATCTAAATTTAATAACTTTTTTTTTTTTAACGCTGATTTATTATGTGATATGAGAAAGGTTACATAGAAGATTCAACAACCGACAATACTACCTGCCTTACGAGGACCTACGCCTAACTGCATCACCTGAACCGTCCTATGAAGATCCACACCTGACCAGATTTACTTGTATCATGTTGAAGATCACTTGTAAGCCTTTCTTCTGTAGTCTGCATAATTGTTTAATAAATCGCTCTCTCCGGGACTTGAAACCTGGATTTCCTGTAATCTGCAAGAAATTGCATAGTTTGGGATTTGAACCCCAACCTGGGTGTAAAAGTTTTTAAACCTTAACCACTAGGCTACGGTGGCTTCCACAAATTTAATAACCTTCTATTCTATACAATACAGTTTTCAAAAAATTATACTTAAATTGTGTGTTTTAATTATTAAAAGGCCTAAAATATTTTTTTGCGCAATGGCTCCTATAAACTATGAGCCGACCACCCTGCATAAAGACAGCAGTTATGAAAAGTTTATATACTAACAATCAGAAAACAATATTTTATATGTTCGATAATGATGTGTAAAAGAATGAAACATATTCAAGATGTTCAATATGCAATTTGATGAGTTGCATCAGAGACAATTCCTGTGGACAATTCCATACACAGAGCTAACAGAGTCACTAAGACTTGCTGTTGCTGAAGTATTATTGCCTTGCTGACAGATTATTCCTCAAACACTTTTGGTAAAAGTTTTTTGTATTTTTTCTCTTACCTGCAAAAGCTTTATATATGTAAACCTAAAGAGATTTAAACCAATGATCTGCGTAGGCCATTGGTTGAGAGTTGGAAAAATTCTCAGAGATACATAAAGTATACAGCTGAAGATCTTTAGAAATTGTTGGGTGAGCTGTTTGAAGGAAAGTCTGTGAATGAACCACCACGACGGTAATAAATACAACAAAAACACATTAAAACTAATTGGAAAATGATTTCATCAGAGATTTATGGCAAATTGGTTTGGATCATATAAAAAAAAAAATTCCAAAAAACGAATGCGAATGATAATAGAGCTCGATCGAAATGTATATTAAAAATAATGAGGGTTTGGTGTCTAAACACATGTTTGGTAATGGCATATCATTTTGTTAAGTTTGCTAATGGCATATTCCTCTTAGAAGATCCAAATTCTCCCAACATCTTTACATGGACTTCACCATTTCCATCATCTCCTTCCACTTCGTTCCCTTGTTAATAATTTTTATTTCTTTCGATGTCATCTTTACACCAATGACAATTCTTGCTTTTATTCCCTTTGCACCGATAATGTATACATTTTCTTTATATATTTTCAATACTTTGTTTTATACACACTTTAATAACTCATGTATATAGATTCAAACATTTTGAACTCATATACAGTTCTACATACAAATGCATTATTCATTAACAGTTTTAATGTCGATCTACCATATAATTTGTTTTCACTTTAAGATACGTTTTAAAAGATAATATATTATCAACAGACATGTGATACAGTAGTTACACCTGAGCTAATTAATAATTACATTAAAAAAATTATATAGAAAAAGTGAAAAGAACAATATGGCTTATGTAATGGGTGTTTTTCAGTTTCTTTTTTAATGCGTTTCCAAGACCAAATACAGCTGAGAGAAGCCATAAGAACTCTAACAACAGCCATAAAGGGTTGAAACTCTCTTTTGCACAACACCAAAACACACAATATATGGCCATCCCCTAAAGAAAGTGAAGATGAAGAACCCCCAGATTGGATCAGCAGATCTCACCATAGAGGGTTTTGAGAGGTTTAGATTCTCTTTAGGGGATGGCCAAAACACAAGAGTACTCACAAAAGGTAAGAAGAATGAAGAGATCTCTTGTATATTATGATTATGAATTAAGTGAATGATCATCATATCATTATGATGAGGATTGTGTGTGGATTGGAGCGATGAAGATTGCATGAAGGTTGATGAAGACAAGTGTGATTTGTCTATTGTTATCCCTCCGTTAGGGCAACTTAATTCGATCCTTTGGCAAGCTTCGGTTCCCCTCGGAATCAGCAGATTATTATCATTGTTACTATACTATCTTACTCTCTCTTTTGCCGGGCTTTTGCCTATGTCTAGCCTTGTTTCATTTGTTTCCGGTTAGGTTTGGTTTAGTGTCTTTAATTTCTTTCTGTTTGTGTTGAATGTGTGTTTAGTCTTGTAATCCTGTGAAATGCACCATTCATTCATGTGAGTTCCTCATATGATTCAATACTAATATGTGTGTGAAGAATAAATCAAACTCCACTTCTATCTGTTTCTGTTCATGTGTCTTTGGACAATTTCTTTAGCAATCTACATCACACTTAGCACATTAACCTATTAGTGGTCCACTTCATCTTAAATTAAAATCCAGTAAATTTCAAGCCATCCATGAAGAAACCCAAGAGACCCTAATTAAACCGTGTCTGGCAAGGTAGGATTTAGATATAAATCATATCATCTTACACTATTAATAGGGTTGGATAGATTCAAATAAAATCTAGGGATATATTTGAGAAAAGAAACATGAAAAATAGATATGAAAAAAACTAAAAAATCAAACAAATTAAAATTAACTTAAGGAGAAATAGGTATCTCTGTCTTGGTGATCCAAGATGGTTGCTTCTTCAACTTGACCTTCTCCTCTGACATGGTTAGCTTAAGTTTTTCGAGCTCTTCTTCCAGTTCCCGAATCCGATCTTCAGAAGTCTTCTTCTCCAAGGTCACCTTCTCAAGCTTTGAAGCCAACCATTCCACACTAAAACCAGCTTGTGTCACATCAGACAACTCCTGGGAAGCTTTGCTCAATTCATCTTCTGTGAGATCACTCAGAGGTTTGTGGTAAAGTCTCTTGATGACGCTGAATAGAAGGTTCATGTATCTTGTCCTGAGCACATCGTCTTGCAATTTAACATTAGCTGAAGTATTTGGGTATGTCTGAAAAATCCAGTTTGCTAACTTCACCTTCGAAGAAGCAATGATGAAGCCATGTGCAGTTACCTTTCTTTGTCTCTGTAATTGGTTCCCCATCACTTGAGAAATCGATTGGTAAAATTGTCAGGAAAAGTTTTACACTACTCGTTGCTTCAAGATAGCTATGTAACCAAATATTCTCTTTGTTATATATTAATGTTTACGCATATATAGGTAGGAAAATAAATTTAAATTAGTTTGCAAATTCAAGATAAATTCGGAATCAAATTAGTGAATTATATTGATTTTTAAAAATATATTTAGAAATTAAAAAAAAAACATGATAACTATAACAAACCAAAAAACGGAAATCTTATCCTAATATTTACAAAAAAAAAAAATTAAAACAAGAATCTAAATCGAAATTGCATATAGGAGATTGCAACAAGAAATAATGAGAAACTAAATAACTATAGCTTCTTCAACTTGGCCTCTTCGTATTTCAGCATATCTTTGAGATAGGAAACCATCTGCTCCTGTTTTTTGACCTCTTCCTTGAGTTTTACAATCCTTGCTTCACAAGCATTCAAAGAAACATCATCAAACTTTGCCCTTAACCATTCCACCTTAAAACCTGCGCGTTTCAAATAAGACAAATTATCTGATACATGGCGTAGCTGAGCCTCAGATATGTCACACGACTTCTTGTAGGAAAGTGTCTCGAAGATATCAAGGAGAACGTTCATGTCTTTCGTCCTAAGCGCTAGGTCTTGCGACTGAACATGCACTGCAGTTTCCGGATAATGCGTAAAAATCCACTTGGCTAGAGTCGTCTGTGAAGGATCAACGATGAAGCCATTAATCACTTCTTTCTCATGTCTATGCAAGTGCTTCATCAAAACTGTAGAACTAGAAGAACTCCCTTCCTCTAATTTTCTCTTTTTGAATTGATATGCTCCCCACAGTCAATTCTCAGAAGTTTTTTTCTAATTATTGCTTCATCATAGCTATAACTCTTCTCTTTATATAGGCAGCAAAAAGGAAAATTGATATTTAACAATTTATCTTTCGCCTTTGGATTCGATTTTTTTTTTCTACTTTTCCTTTATATTACACATCATTAACAGAGGCTATAGCAATTAAAAAAAAATCCAATAGGCCAATGTGATGGATCATTATTAACAAAACGTTATATTATTCAGCAAAGTATATGAAAAACGAAAACAATTGATATGAACTAAAAAAATAGAAAAATAAAAAAACAAGAATCCTTTATTTTTCTTTTGTTCTTCTGTTTGATTGCACATCTGTGGATTTAAATTTGATTACTTACGAAACGAATTGAAAGCCAAATATTTACAAAAGTGGCTGTGAAGAGGAGCTCTGTTTCCTTCTCAGACGAGACATTAACATCCAATAGACAAATCCTGCGATGATGAAGCTGAAAAACAATGCATTGTCGTAAACAACCACGAACCCATTTGAGATCTTCGACAAACCTCCGACCTTGTGTAGAAAGCCAGGCACAACTGGGATGATTCCGGCGACCAAAGCCACCACAGCCGCCGCATTATATCCCTTGGAATAATAATATTCTCCGGAGGCACTCAAAGAGTACAAGTCTCCAACGTTCAGTTTCATCTTCTTGATCAGATAATAATCTGCAAGAACTATAGCACCAATAGGACCAAGAAGCGCAGAGTAACCGATGAGCCATGTGTAGACAAAGCTCTCACTCGACTTGAGCAATCTCCAAGGCTGACACACGATTCCAAGAACCGCGGTCAACAAGGCTCCTCTTCCGAACGTGAAAACTTTAGGGTTTAGGTTCACAAGGGCGTTTGCTGGTGCGACCACGTTTGCAGCTATGTTCGTGGTGATTGTGGCGAGGGAGATACCGAGGATAGCGAGTAGAGTTGTGGCTAGGCCTCCGATTTGACCGAGAAGCTGAATGGGATTGGAGATGACTCTTCCAAAGATGATGCTTGTGGAGGACGTAACAGCTAAACCAACGAACGTGAACAAACCCATGAAAACCGGAAGACCAACTTGACCGATGATTTGATCGGTTTGGGATTTCGCAAACCGGGAAAAGTCAGGGATGTTTAAAGCTAGCGTTGCCCAGAAGCTTATGTTTGCGGTTAGAGATGGGAAGAAGAGAGTCCAGAACTGTGAAGAGGTTAGCTTGGATGACAAGGAAAGCATGTGGCCGAACCCACCAGCTTTGACATAAGACCAGACAAGGAGACAAGAAGTGAGAGTGATCAGGACAGGAGCTGAGTACTTCTCTAGCTTTCTGATTCCGTCCATTCCTCTCCAGACGATACAAAGCTGAGCCAACCAGAAGACAATGAAACAAGAGAACTCAAGCGGAGAAGTGCCCAGCCAAGGCAGTGTATGAGACAGAGCCGAGTTCTTGATGTGAGACGGTAAGAGCAAGAAGATAGCTTCTCCTCCGATCCATGTCTCGATACCGTACCATCCGCAACCGACCAATGCTCTGAGTAGTGTCGGAATATGGGCTCCACGGATGCCGAAGGATGATCTAGCGAGGACGGGGAAAGATATTCCGTACATGGTGCCAGGCTGTGCGGTGAGAACCAGCGGCACGAGGAGAATTAGATTAGCAGCAACCACTGTGGCTATCCCTTGCCACCACGCCATGCCTAGGTCCACTAAGCTTCCAGCCAGATAGTAAGTAGGCACACCGACAACGAGACCGATCCATAAACTCGACATATCCAACCAAGAAAACGTTCTTTGGCTTGGTTTGGTCGGTTTCAAGTCGTCGTTCGTGAGGGTCGGGTCGAATTGTGATTCGTCGTAGCCAGAGTCACCGACTTCTGACCCTGTCATCGCCGAGAGTCTTGGGCGGATGACACCAGACCGGCTCAAACCAAAGTTGTTCACGGACCGGCTAGAACTCAAGTTCCATCCACAGTGTTTGAGACTTCTATGCTGTGCATCAGACGGAGCTGTATATGAGACATGGTGATGGGTTTTAGCTTTTGTGTGGAATCTTAAAGAAGAAAGTGAATGATGGTTGTGTTTGTGGGGATGAGGATGGAGATGGAGGCCAAGGCTAATGCAATTGGAGACCATTGAGCCTTCTCTCTCAGACAAAAGATAGAGAGAGAGAGATAAGAGAGGATATAATTGTGAGATGGAGAGTGTACCTTTGCTGTGCTAGTTAAGTCCTCTTGATAACATGTGGTTGGAGATGAACCACATGTGTTAGTGGTTGTCTTGTCACTCTCACATCTTATTTTTCCTTTTATTTTATACAATAAAAAACTAATAAAGATTCTATTTCCTTCACTCCAGCTAAAAGATTCCAACTCTCATATTACTCAATTCGTTGACTCTCATTGCTTAATCATTGAATCGAAATAATTATAAATAGATAACATGATTTGATCCCTAATGACTTCTTCCTAACCTATAATTTTCTTTGTATTACTTTGTGATGGATAACAACATACATGACAGTCTCACAACAACTCAAGCACTTCTGTTTCTTATTCTTCTTAACATAAGCTATAAGAGAGCCACACTGACTCGCATACATATACTAACAACTCAAAAACGAGTTCATAGAAGTGTGACCGACCTTTAGGTATCTGAAGATGTTATTCTTTCAGGTGATCAATCTCTTTCTCCCACTTCAATCCAAACATTTGACGGCCAAAAGGAACAATCAGATTGTACCTAAACACCTGCACAAAAACAAGAGCGCACACATAAGAAAATATATCACTATAGATCACAACAGGATTTTGATGCGTAGTTGAAGACTTGCCATGTTGTTGATTTGCTTCAGTTGTGTTTTCAGCAAATCTGATCGCTCTTCCCAACCCGATTGGTCATCCTCGAGTTTCATAGCCCATGCTTTCTTCAGTGAAACTCTCCATTCTTTTGCTTTGCTTCTTATGTCTTTGTTGAGCTCCACCCACTCGGGAGCAAACCCGTTCTTGTTAAGAATCCGGTACAATGTATCCTCCGCTGGGTCTGCGTGAGGATTTGTGTGGAGGTTCAAGGGTTTGCCCTTACCAGGTAAATTCTCAAACTGGCCTTCTTCCATTGAGTGCCATATCCTCTGCTCGACCACGTTGATTATGTCAGTCTCTGACCTGCAATATCATCCAATGTTAGTATCCATTAAAAGCAGCTCAAAGCAATAACATGTTCCACAAGAAGAAGAATCTCATCTGATGATAAAAGAACCATAAAGCAACAAAAAATTAACAATACAAAATAAACCGTTCCCAAGATGTTTTAGATTTTTTACTTATTCCACAAAGACAGATTTTCTATATGTTTAAGGTACATTTTTATACTTTAAGAAACATTAAATGAAAATATTTGAATTGATTAAATTTCATTGGTGAAAAGTGATTGGAAAATGTATAATAAAGTAGAAAAATAATTAAATTATAAACATTTATTGAATTATTAATAAGCGTGAACAATTTAGAAAATCTCACTTTCGGGAATTACTTTCGGGAACAGAGCGAGTATAATACAGAAATTACACAGAGGAAAAGATCAATAGAGAATTTTTTTTTTTTTTCTAGAGATGTTCTTCATCTTTTCTGTTACAAGATTTTCCTGTGAAAATTACTCAAATGGATTCTCTTATTCATTTTGAATTCTTCACACTTGAGTTGAGTTTGTTTGTTTCATGAAGAAATGATTCTCTTTGATTGTATCAACATATGGATTTACCTATCAAACTCTACAGCAAAGCCAAGGGAAGCCTATGAGCTCTCTACTAAATTATACTATTTATCTAATCGATTCCAAAGTCTTAAGCACTAGTGAAAGAGACGAACTACTAGCTTCATTGCTTGTAGAGGATTATTTTCACCTTACGAAATCGCGCCGCCCGCGTAGCTCCGGCGGCAGCTTCCGGTCATGGACAGCGTCGATCGCGGCGGAGAAACGGTCTGTAGTCTTCTTCTCCCGCCTCTTCGATCCCGCCGTCAGATCCTCCGGAGACGACCACCAGGAGGACGAGGACGAATAAGAGGCGAAATCAGATATCCGATTCACGATGGAGATCAACGACGGACGTGATGGGGATGACGCCACCGATGATCTCGCGAGGCGAACCGCCATGGCCTGAGCTCAGGGAAGAGGCTGGGACTTGTGGCTAAATGACAATTGTATCCCCGGAGAGTGATTATTAGGAAGAACAACAGATTTTAAAATACGCACCGTTTCGTGTCGGCACTACCTACTGTTGTTTACATCCCTTCAAAAACTACATGCCGTTTTTTAACTTTCAACATTTTCTCGTCCACTTTAAACTAGTCTACGTTGCAGTCTCAGACTCGCATCAGCCAACACGTATGAGACTGGAATTTATAAGTTATTCTCGCGAAACAACCGAATCAAATTTGATAAAACCGAAATTTTGTAAAAATGTGTTTTAGTAGAAACTGAATACTTTTTTTTTTTTTTGAATGAATGCAAATTTTATTCAATCGGAAAAAACCTGTGTTACATCAAGTGCTTCTAGAGTTTGCTTTATACAAAGTCAAAGTAATGAAACGATCTACATCTAGATCTTATAAGCTATGTATGAGGCCTTCTCGTCTCAAACCATCTACATAAGCCTTCCTCCAAATATCTCTGACATTTATCCTTCACAGCAAGTAACTTCAGTTTTATTATCTTATCCACAAACTTATAAAGTAAACCCTCATCCCTTGACTGCTCCCCATGGCGACGAGCATTTCTCTCCCGCCAGATACTATGAACCAGAACTTGAAAAGCATAGCAAAGCAGAAACCCCTCTGTAGTCTTTTGATGTTGTCTTGAAATAGCATCAATAATATCATTCCATTCATAAGTAAACTCACTTCCCATAATTCCTTCAGCTAACTCCCTCCAGATTTTCCTAGAATATCTACATCCAAAAAATAGATGTTGACAAGTCTCTACAGTCTCTGTACATAAAACACAAGTCTCATCAACTGCGTTATTCCAGAGCTTCATTCTATCACATGTTGGCAGTCTGCTTCTTATA
The DNA window shown above is from Brassica oleracea var. oleracea cultivar TO1000 chromosome C3, BOL, whole genome shotgun sequence and carries:
- the LOC106329599 gene encoding MATH domain and coiled-coil domain-containing protein At2g42470, with the translated sequence MGNQLQRQRKVTAHGFIIASSKVKLANWIFQTYPNTSANVKLQDDVLRTRYMNLLFSVIKRLYHKPLSDLTEDELSKASQELSDVTQAGFSVEWLASKLEKVTLEKKTSEDRIRELEEELEKLKLTMSEEKVKLKKQPSWITKTEIPISP
- the LOC106335482 gene encoding purine-uracil permease NCS1; this encodes MVSNCISLGLHLHPHPHKHNHHSLSSLRFHTKAKTHHHVSYTAPSDAQHRSLKHCGWNLSSSRSVNNFGLSRSGVIRPRLSAMTGSEVGDSGYDESQFDPTLTNDDLKPTKPSQRTFSWLDMSSLWIGLVVGVPTYYLAGSLVDLGMAWWQGIATVVAANLILLVPLVLTAQPGTMYGISFPVLARSSFGIRGAHIPTLLRALVGCGWYGIETWIGGEAIFLLLPSHIKNSALSHTLPWLGTSPLEFSCFIVFWLAQLCIVWRGMDGIRKLEKYSAPVLITLTSCLLVWSYVKAGGFGHMLSLSSKLTSSQFWTLFFPSLTANISFWATLALNIPDFSRFAKSQTDQIIGQVGLPVFMGLFTFVGLAVTSSTSIIFGRVISNPIQLLGQIGGLATTLLAILGISLATITTNIAANVVAPANALVNLNPKVFTFGRGALLTAVLGIVCQPWRLLKSSESFVYTWLIGYSALLGPIGAIVLADYYLIKKMKLNVGDLYSLSASGEYYYSKGYNAAAVVALVAGIIPVVPGFLHKVGGLSKISNGFVVVYDNALFFSFIIAGFVYWMLMSRLRRKQSSSSQPLL
- the LOC106335483 gene encoding dnaJ homolog subfamily C member 28 produces the protein MAVRLARSSVASSPSRPSLISIVNRISDFASYSSSSSWWSSPEDLTAGSKRREKKTTDRFSAAIDAVHDRKLPPELRGRRDFVRSETDIINVVEQRIWHSMEEGQFENLPGKGKPLNLHTNPHADPAEDTLYRILNKNGFAPEWVELNKDIRSKAKEWRVSLKKAWAMKLEDDQSGWEERSDLLKTQLKQINNMVFRYNLIVPFGRQMFGLKWEKEIDHLKE
- the LOC106329600 gene encoding MATH domain and coiled-coil domain-containing protein At2g42465-like; its protein translation is MKHLHRHEKEVINGFIVDPSQTTLAKWIFTHYPETAVHVQSQDLALRTKDMNVLLDIFETLSYKKSCDISEAQLRHVSDNLSYLKRAGFKVEWLRAKFDDVSLNACEARIVKLKEEVKKQEQMVSYLKDMLKYEEAKLKKL